In one Nicotiana sylvestris chromosome 8, ASM39365v2, whole genome shotgun sequence genomic region, the following are encoded:
- the LOC104232430 gene encoding ras-related protein RABB1c-like: protein MSYAYLFKYIIIGDTGVGKSCLLLQFTDKRFQPVHDLTIGVEFGARMITIDNKPIKLQIWDTAGQESFRSITRSYYRGAAGALLVYDITRRETFNHLASWLEDARQHANANMTIMLIGNKCDLAHRRAVSTEEGEQFAKEHGLIFMEASAKTAQNVEEAFIKTASTIYKKIQDGVFDVSNESNGIKFGYGGLPGPSGGRDGAASQGGGCCS, encoded by the exons ATGTCGTACGCCTATCTCTTCAAATATATTATCATCGGTGATACCG GAGTTGGAAAATCATGTCTTCTTTTGCAATTTACGGACAAACGGTTTCAACCTGTCCATGACCTGACGATTGGGGTTGAATTCGGGGCTCGAATGATCACAATAGACAACAAACCAATTAAACTACAGATCTGGGACACG GCTGGTCAAGAATCATTCAGATCCATCACAAGGTCATATTACAGAGGTGCTGCTGGGGCATTACTTGTTTATGATATTACAAG GAGGGAAACATTTAATCACCTTGCTAGTTGGTTAGAAGATGCAAGGCAGCATGCAAATGCAAACATGACCATAATGCTGATAGGAAACAAGTGTGATCTGGCTCATAGAAGGGCTGTAAGCACAGAAGAAGGTGAGCAGTTTGCCAAGGAACATGGCTTGATATTTATGGAGGCCTCTGCTAAAACAGCTCAGAATGTTGAAGAG GCTTTTATCAAAACAGCTTCAACAATCTACAAGAAAATACAGGATGGTGTGtttgatgtctcaaatgag TCCAATGGAATAAAATTTGGATATGGAGGCCTTCCCGGTCCATCAGGTGGAAGAGATGGAGCTGCTTCTCAAGGAGGGGGTTGTTGCAGTTGA
- the LOC104232431 gene encoding chlorophyll a-b binding protein 8, chloroplastic → MATQALLSSSSITSSVENARQILGGRSSQSSTKKASFVVRAASTPPVKQGANRPLWFASKQSLSYLDGSLPGDYGFDPLGLSDPEGTGGFIEPKWLAYGEIINGRFAMLGAAGAIAPEILGKAGLIPPETALPWFQTGVIPPAGTYNYWADNYTLFVLEMALMGFAEHRRFQDWAKPGSMGKQYFLGLEKGLGGSGEPAYPGGPFFNPLGFGKDEKSMKDLKLKEVKNGRLAMLAILGYFIQGLVTGVGPYQNLLDHLADPVNNNILTNFKFH, encoded by the exons ATGGCAACACAAGCATTGCTCTCTTCATCATCTATTACTTCCTCAGTGGAGAATGCCAGACAAATTCTTGGAGGAAGATCTTCTCAATCTTCTACCAAGAAAGCTTCCTTTGTTGTTAGGGCTGCTTCCACTCCACCTGTTAAG CAAGGAGCAAATAGGCCTCTCTGGTTTGCTTCCAAGCAAAGTCTTTCATACTTGGATGGCAG TCTTCCTGGTGATTATGGATTTGATCCCTTGGGACTCTCAGACCCCGAAGGAACCGGAGGATTCATCGAGCCAAAATGGCTAGCATACGGCGAAATCATCAACGGGCGATTCGCCATGTTAGGAGCAGCAGGAGCCATAGCACCAGAGATTCTTGGAAAAGCTGGTCTTATCCCACCAGAAACAGCACTTCCTTGGTTCCAAACTGGTGTAATCCCACCAGCTGGAACATACAACTATTGGGCTGACAATTACACTTTGTTTGTTTTGGAAATGGCACTAATGGGCTTTGCTGAACACAGAAGATTTCAAGATTGGGCCAAGCCTGGTTCAATGGGAAAACAATACTTCTTGGGCCTGGAAAAAGGCTTAGGTGGCTCCGGTGAACCGGCTTACCCGGGTGGCCCATTCTTTAACCCTCTTGGAtttggaaaagatgaaaaatcTATGAAGGATTTGAAGCTTAAGGAGGTTAAGAATGGAAGATTGGCTATGTTGGCAATTTTGGGCTATTTTATACAAGGTTTGGTTACTGGTGTTGGaccttaccaaaaccttcttGATCATTTGGCTGATCCTGTAAACAACAACATCTTGACCAACTTCAAATTCCACTAA